The Bacteroides fragilis NCTC 9343 genome includes the window TACATTCGAATTGTATTTTCGGTTATGGCTTTCGTTCGTTCCAAACGAAAGTATTAATAGTTCGGGTTTCAGGGCTGCAATGGCTGCAATACGGTCGGGATGCGTAAAAGTCAGGCAAGTGGCTCCGTTCACCCCCATATCCGTATAGGAGATCGCTCCGAATGTTTCGGTCAGACGGGCACCGGTAGTACGAGGAAAAATATGCCCGCGAATGTGACTGTCACCAATATGAACAATGCGCACAGTATCTTCCGAACTCCCGTTTTGCACCAGCCGCAAATGTTCGAGCACCGGAGCCAGTATCCCAAGACTATCCACGACCTCATTCCTCCCTACACCTTTGAAAGCTACGGGAAAAACAATTTTTACCGAAACAGTATCCCCCAATGATCCCGGTTCACGCATCGGCTTACAAGCCTTCGTGCCTTTATCCACCTGCGGACAGGCTGGCAAAAGGTCCTGTGCCCGAACCGACCAAACACCGGAAAGCAAAAGGATCAACACCCCCAGCCATCTATTCAGCCTCATAGGCCTTTCTCCTTTCATACTGTTCTTTTCCATAAATCAATGTTTCGTATAGTAGTCCTGCCAAGTGACGTCCACCCCGGAAGTTGATGTGTGTATAATCATAATTAGCCAAAGAGGGCTTGGCATGCACCAGCTCGGCCATACTACCCTCTCCTCCCATAGCCTCGAACATGTTCCAAAAAGCAATACCACTCTCTGCCGCTATATTCTGCTGGTAGCGGATCAGATTCTTCACTCCGGGCATTGTTCGCAGTTCACCGGTATCAGTCTTATAGTCACGATCGCCCACACTCAACAAAAGAAAACCGGCCTGCGGAAAGCATTCTTTCAGGTGGTTAATGGCTGTGAGAAGTCCTTTCTTATAAGGGTCGTAGTTTCTTCCGCGTTCGGTTGCAACGTTCAGTCCATATTCCAGAATAATCAAATCATAAGGCCGCTGGGCATTAAACTCTTGCAGCATTTTGGATGGTATGCTGCGAAGGGAAAGTCCTGAACTACCACGCAAAGAGAAGTTGTCGACAACAACTCCTTGTGTGCCGTCCATTGCCACCCCATAGAACAAAGTGGAATCTGCCCGATTGATATCCCAGCGTACCGAACCGATACGACCATTCACTTTCATCTGCTGCAAACGACCAGTAGTAGAAAAGTCCCGCGCTTCAGCTTCCCCACGGTTGACACATACAGAAAGATTGACCTCGCCCTTATTATAGAAAAAGATGGATGCTATCTGGCAGGTATCGAGTAAAGAAGCATATTTATTTTGTCCGCGAAGTTCAACGTAAGCTCTTTCACGGGGAACAAAATAGTGCCCGGAAATACCTTGTTTCTTTTTATCAAAGTAAACACTGTCGGTCACTGCATGACTAGACCATCCGCCAAAAGAATGACGTACCGTCGGACGATAGCCGCTGGTCATCGAAGTTATGGTGACAAAGCCTACACCACATCCGCCGAAACGCTTCTGCAACATCTCGCGCAGATCGGCTGTGAAAATATCCGCCTCAATAAAGGAATCACCGAACACAGCTATACGGACCAAGCGACCTTTGGACTGAATTTCGTCCAGCGCACGATAAAAAGGAGTCATCCCTCGCATCGTCGAGTCACTATAATCTTCGATACAAGTCATTCCGCTGCGGCACGTATCTACAAATGCAGGTTTCACAACCGGGACCGGCGGCAGACTGTCTGCCACTACTTCATCTTTATCAGGTTCAGGCATACGGACATCACTCAGCAAATCGACACGCCTCATCGTATGTCCGTCGATCGTTATAGCAGGCAGCCAGTGCATTCCAATTAATGCGAACAGGACGATCAATGTCAGCCATAACGAATATTTCAAATAATTTTTCATGCACGCTCTTAATTTAATAAGAAGTTGCAAAGATAGATAAAACCCATAAAAAGAGAGGAGAATCTGCATGAAATTCACGCAGATTCTCCTCTGATGTTATCTGTGTAGGCAAAGGATTAAATGCTTCGCTCCACGTTAGTGACAAAAGCCCGCAGACCGAGCTGTTCTGTCTGCATGTCCATCCGATGCAACGCATCCAGCAACGG containing:
- a CDS encoding SGNH/GDSL hydrolase family protein; protein product: MKNYLKYSLWLTLIVLFALIGMHWLPAITIDGHTMRRVDLLSDVRMPEPDKDEVVADSLPPVPVVKPAFVDTCRSGMTCIEDYSDSTMRGMTPFYRALDEIQSKGRLVRIAVFGDSFIEADIFTADLREMLQKRFGGCGVGFVTITSMTSGYRPTVRHSFGGWSSHAVTDSVYFDKKKQGISGHYFVPRERAYVELRGQNKYASLLDTCQIASIFFYNKGEVNLSVCVNRGEAEARDFSTTGRLQQMKVNGRIGSVRWDINRADSTLFYGVAMDGTQGVVVDNFSLRGSSGLSLRSIPSKMLQEFNAQRPYDLIILEYGLNVATERGRNYDPYKKGLLTAINHLKECFPQAGFLLLSVGDRDYKTDTGELRTMPGVKNLIRYQQNIAAESGIAFWNMFEAMGGEGSMAELVHAKPSLANYDYTHINFRGGRHLAGLLYETLIYGKEQYERRKAYEAE
- a CDS encoding SGNH/GDSL hydrolase family protein; the encoded protein is MRLNRWLGVLILLLSGVWSVRAQDLLPACPQVDKGTKACKPMREPGSLGDTVSVKIVFPVAFKGVGRNEVVDSLGILAPVLEHLRLVQNGSSEDTVRIVHIGDSHIRGHIFPRTTGARLTETFGAISYTDMGVNGATCLTFTHPDRIAAIAALKPELLILSFGTNESHNRKYNSNVHYRQMEELLELLHDSLPDVPILMTTPPGSYESFRQRRRRRTYAINPRTVTAVNTIHDFARRHKLVVWDMYNVVGGSLRACKNWSDAQLMRPDHVHYLPEGYTLQGELLYEAIIKAYNEYVSH